A window of the Loxodonta africana isolate mLoxAfr1 chromosome 3, mLoxAfr1.hap2, whole genome shotgun sequence genome harbors these coding sequences:
- the TINCR gene encoding TINCR ubiquitin domain containing translates to MEGLRRGLSRWKRYHIKVHLADEALLLPLTVRPRDTLSDLRAQLVGQGVSSWKRTFYYNARPLDDHQTVRDVHLQDGSVLLLVSDPRWPGGGGERGRGGPGCLRGLRRGTGQRAPVST, encoded by the exons ATGGAGGGGCTGCGGCGCGGGCTGTCGCGCTGGAAGCGCTACCACATCAAGGTGCACCTGGCCGACGAGGCGCTGCTGCTGCCGCTGACGGTGCGGCCGCGAGACACGCTCAGCGACCTGCGCGCCCAGCTTGTGGGCCAGGGCGTGAGCTCCTGGAAGCGCACCTTCTATTACAACGCGCGGCCGCTCGACGACCACCAGACTGTGCGCGACGTGCACCTGCAGGACGGCTCGGTGCTGCTGCTCGTCAGCGACCCCAGGTGGCCGGGAGGAGGGGGCGAGCGCGGGCGGGGGGGCCCTGGCTGCCTCCGGGGCCTGCGTCGGGGGACAGG CCAGAGGGCGCCCGTGAGCACCTGA